From the genome of Leptospira saintgironsiae, one region includes:
- a CDS encoding transketolase family protein has translation MGAVSASSADQKATRDGYGDALHELGAKRSDIVVLDADLSGSTKTNKFSKAFPDRFFNVGVAEQNLVGHAAGLALAGYVPFASSFAMFLSGRAWEVVRNSVVYPFLNVKLVASHGGITVGEDGASHQCIEDFATMRAIPEMVVICPSDYNETKQIIHAIADYKGPVYVRVGRPNLPLIERENYKFEIGKAEVMREGKDVLIIANGVLVNEAMIAVKELEAEGIQATLLNMATIKPIDKEAILKYAKLCGTVVTCEEHNVIGGLGSAVSEFLSEEHPVRVLKLGMKDSFGKSGTWSGLLDYFGLRSKNIVELAKKAVQSK, from the coding sequence ATGGGAGCAGTATCCGCATCTAGCGCAGACCAAAAAGCAACCAGAGACGGTTATGGAGACGCATTGCACGAATTAGGTGCAAAACGTTCCGATATCGTAGTACTAGACGCGGATCTTTCCGGTTCTACTAAAACCAATAAGTTCTCAAAAGCATTTCCTGACCGTTTTTTCAACGTAGGAGTCGCTGAGCAGAATTTAGTGGGACATGCAGCCGGACTTGCTCTTGCAGGTTACGTTCCATTTGCTTCTTCTTTCGCGATGTTTTTATCCGGAAGAGCATGGGAAGTGGTTCGTAATAGCGTAGTTTATCCTTTCTTAAATGTAAAATTAGTAGCTTCTCATGGTGGAATTACCGTCGGTGAGGACGGAGCTTCTCACCAATGTATCGAAGATTTTGCCACAATGAGAGCAATTCCTGAAATGGTAGTGATCTGTCCTTCTGACTATAACGAAACTAAACAGATCATTCATGCAATCGCAGATTATAAAGGACCTGTTTACGTAAGAGTTGGTCGTCCTAATCTTCCTTTAATCGAAAGAGAAAATTATAAATTCGAGATCGGAAAAGCAGAAGTGATGAGAGAAGGTAAAGACGTTCTTATCATCGCAAACGGAGTTCTGGTCAACGAAGCAATGATCGCAGTAAAAGAGTTGGAAGCAGAAGGTATCCAAGCTACTCTTTTGAACATGGCAACCATCAAACCTATCGATAAAGAAGCTATATTGAAATATGCTAAACTTTGCGGTACAGTTGTTACTTGCGAAGAACATAATGTGATTGGTGGACTCGGTTCTGCAGTAAGTGAATTTTTATCTGAAGAACATCCAGTTAGAGTTCTGAAATTAGGAATGAAAGACAGTTTCGGTAAATCCGGTACTTGGTCTGGACTTCTGGATTATTTCGGACTCAGATCCAAAAACATAGTGGAACTAGCGAAAAAAGCAGTCCAATCCAAATAA
- a CDS encoding ATP-dependent Clp protease adaptor ClpS, which yields MPNSPSIEETTTEDPVQIGGPWRVVLWDDNEHTYEYVIMMLMDVCKMTPEQAFSHAVEVDAQKKTVVFAGELEHAEHIQDLILNYGPDPLLPASKGSMSATLEG from the coding sequence ATGCCTAACTCTCCCTCAATAGAAGAAACCACCACAGAAGATCCGGTGCAAATCGGGGGACCCTGGAGAGTGGTTTTATGGGATGATAATGAACATACTTACGAATACGTAATCATGATGCTTATGGATGTATGTAAAATGACTCCGGAGCAAGCGTTCAGTCACGCTGTAGAAGTAGACGCTCAGAAAAAAACAGTGGTGTTTGCAGGTGAATTAGAACACGCGGAACATATCCAAGACTTAATCTTAAATTACGGGCCGGATCCACTTCTTCCCGCATCTAAAGGCTCAATGAGCGCAACCCTCGAAGGGTAA
- a CDS encoding MaoC family dehydratase → MAKIPTSPFAELGPKTPVETGTVKRGIYGRYLEEFTEGAIFEHPRELTIDRSFAQEFATTFMEANPLYLSAPYAQAHGFKDLLVSPLMVFNIALSLGVQNDSEKALANLGYYDVQFLKPVYPGDTLSAKTKIIKIDDKGADKPGIVHVRTICLNQNKELVLQYERKIMIYHSNGKPKGTPKPVIKEAFFPETDSPVIELPELKFPKGFETATWTDTYFENFAAGQIYIHQNGRTITDEHFPWTYRVGNTHPLHYDKLYSSGISGPMGGEPVVYGGLVFAWLCGLSSRDVTENVIWDLGFTEGYHTQPSFSGDTVTAITRVLSVKDRGTEFGIPAGEVHLQFIGLKNIKANDAFEKFGADLFLKENDKKKHGKEKLPEKIFEIERKILIKKK, encoded by the coding sequence ATGGCTAAAATCCCTACTTCCCCCTTTGCGGAACTAGGTCCCAAAACTCCGGTGGAAACCGGAACCGTAAAACGGGGTATTTACGGTAGATACCTGGAAGAATTTACAGAAGGTGCAATTTTTGAACATCCAAGAGAACTGACAATCGATCGTTCTTTTGCACAAGAGTTTGCTACCACTTTTATGGAAGCAAATCCACTTTATCTTTCTGCTCCTTACGCACAAGCTCACGGATTTAAGGATCTATTAGTTTCTCCTTTGATGGTGTTCAATATAGCACTTTCTTTGGGAGTTCAAAACGATTCCGAAAAAGCACTCGCGAACCTTGGATACTATGACGTTCAATTCCTGAAACCTGTATATCCAGGAGATACTCTTTCTGCTAAAACCAAAATTATCAAAATTGATGATAAGGGAGCGGATAAACCAGGAATCGTTCATGTTCGTACGATCTGTTTGAATCAAAACAAGGAACTAGTACTTCAATACGAAAGAAAGATCATGATCTATCACTCAAATGGAAAACCGAAAGGAACTCCAAAACCAGTGATTAAAGAAGCTTTCTTCCCTGAAACTGATAGCCCAGTGATCGAACTTCCTGAGTTAAAATTTCCAAAAGGTTTCGAAACAGCCACCTGGACAGATACTTATTTCGAAAATTTCGCAGCCGGTCAGATTTATATCCACCAAAATGGAAGAACTATCACTGACGAACATTTCCCTTGGACTTACAGAGTTGGGAACACTCACCCACTTCATTACGACAAACTTTATTCTTCCGGAATTTCTGGACCAATGGGTGGAGAACCTGTCGTTTACGGAGGACTCGTATTTGCATGGTTATGCGGACTTTCTTCCAGAGATGTGACTGAGAATGTTATCTGGGATCTTGGATTCACTGAGGGATATCATACTCAACCTTCTTTCAGTGGAGACACTGTGACTGCGATCACTAGAGTTCTTTCAGTAAAAGATAGAGGAACAGAATTTGGAATCCCTGCGGGAGAAGTTCATCTTCAATTCATCGGTCTGAAAAACATCAAGGCAAACGATGCCTTCGAAAAATTCGGAGCGGATCTATTCTTAAAAGAGAACGATAAGAAAAAACACGGTAAGGAAAAACTTCCTGAGAAAATTTTCGAAATCGAAAGAAAGATCTTAATTAAGAAGAAGTAA
- the lsa23 gene encoding surface adhesion protein Lsa23 codes for MKSYLLIPLFFLYLGCTSPPLPVFPTTEGICPKSDLFVLSQPEIDVQTGNDLVGIYCKANITPIGFEWEVSLVFRDEIHPSTWKDFFYRIYRRIRYGRTYDIESFLVRLEPDGKTFQLDLKNVYSGDQIFQEDPVVHKDKILSSSLLENRNSLPILYVNTWNHMFGEKDNNPGLSKQEIQISEFRFGSRTQLDGYFDTN; via the coding sequence ATGAAATCTTATCTTCTCATCCCTCTATTCTTTCTTTATTTGGGCTGTACTAGTCCCCCTTTGCCTGTATTCCCAACAACGGAAGGTATCTGTCCCAAGTCGGATCTATTCGTTTTATCCCAACCTGAGATAGATGTTCAGACTGGAAATGATCTGGTCGGGATCTATTGTAAGGCGAATATCACTCCTATTGGATTTGAATGGGAGGTTAGTCTAGTATTTAGAGATGAGATTCATCCAAGCACCTGGAAGGATTTTTTCTATAGGATCTACAGAAGGATACGTTATGGTAGGACTTACGACATTGAATCCTTTTTAGTCCGACTAGAACCTGATGGTAAAACTTTTCAATTGGATTTGAAGAATGTTTACTCAGGAGATCAAATCTTCCAAGAAGACCCGGTCGTTCATAAGGATAAAATACTTTCTTCTTCCCTTTTGGAAAATCGGAACTCACTGCCAATTCTCTACGTAAACACTTGGAATCATATGTTTGGGGAGAAGGATAATAATCCGGGGCTTTCCAAACAAGAGATCCAAATTTCCGAGTTTCGTTTCGGATCCAGAACCCAATTGGATGGGTATTTCGACACTAATTGA
- a CDS encoding M3 family metallopeptidase, producing the protein MSSSVLFKEFPQIALSAQKEKVREKIQNTKKVLEDVIQKKDVNYESVIRPLNDSMEELQEEFTVLSHLNSVKNSEETQEHYTEILPEITEFYTELGQNEELFKLYTQIYEKEKTSLDRPKNKVLEDAILQFKLGGVGLPEDKKNRLQEIQLKLSDLSNQFSQNLLDSTNSFEMKIESEEDVKEIPESDKTLYKNEDGTYTFTLQFPSYNCYMTYGSNRSKREELYKAYVTRAPGNGKILEEILALRDESAKLLGYKNYAESSLATKVADSSEQVLDFLQKIGKLAKPVAEKEISELKKFAGTLGISDFQAFDSAYVSEKLKKRDYDFDEELTRPYFEKNTVVKGTFSFLEKLLGLKFEKTNAPIWDPKTEVYHVKNGSEIISRLYLDLEARKDKQGGAWMNHWETRNRLSGKTILPSAFVVCNFPPSKDSAPSLLNHSDVVTFFHEMGHALHHLCAKIEEPPVSGINGVEWDAVEFPSQFLENFAYEPEVLDFFAFHYETGKPIPKELAQKLKDTKNFLAAMGVVRQLEFGIFDIRIHLQKYSETEVQNILDTVRKEVSVLFPPGYNKFQNGFGHIFSGGYAAGYYSYKWAELLAADAFFAFRSKGIFDTDLAAKYKTEVLEKGGSENAMVLFKRFLGRDPEPDALLKLYDLVA; encoded by the coding sequence ATGAGTTCCTCAGTTCTATTCAAAGAATTTCCCCAAATTGCACTTTCTGCTCAAAAGGAGAAGGTGAGAGAAAAGATTCAGAACACTAAAAAGGTTTTGGAAGACGTTATTCAGAAGAAGGATGTAAATTACGAGTCTGTAATACGACCACTGAATGATTCAATGGAAGAATTACAGGAAGAGTTCACCGTACTTTCTCACCTAAATAGTGTTAAGAATAGTGAAGAAACCCAAGAGCATTATACTGAGATCCTTCCAGAGATTACTGAATTTTATACTGAACTAGGACAGAACGAAGAACTGTTCAAATTATACACTCAAATATATGAGAAAGAAAAAACTTCCTTAGACAGACCTAAGAACAAGGTTTTGGAAGACGCAATCCTACAATTCAAACTGGGAGGAGTAGGACTTCCTGAAGATAAAAAAAATCGTCTCCAAGAAATACAACTCAAGCTTTCAGATCTTTCCAATCAATTCTCTCAAAATCTTTTGGATTCTACAAATTCTTTCGAAATGAAAATCGAATCTGAAGAAGACGTAAAAGAAATTCCCGAGTCCGACAAAACATTGTACAAAAATGAAGATGGGACTTACACCTTTACTCTTCAGTTTCCAAGCTATAATTGTTATATGACTTACGGAAGTAATCGTTCTAAAAGAGAAGAATTATATAAAGCTTACGTAACTCGTGCCCCAGGAAATGGAAAAATTTTAGAAGAGATCCTGGCTCTAAGAGATGAATCTGCAAAATTGCTTGGATATAAAAATTATGCAGAATCTTCTTTGGCAACTAAGGTAGCAGATTCTTCTGAACAGGTATTGGACTTCCTGCAGAAAATTGGAAAACTTGCAAAACCAGTAGCGGAGAAGGAAATTTCAGAACTGAAAAAATTTGCAGGAACACTTGGCATTTCGGATTTCCAGGCATTTGATAGTGCTTATGTTTCAGAGAAGTTAAAGAAGAGAGACTACGATTTCGACGAAGAGCTTACCCGTCCTTATTTCGAAAAAAATACTGTGGTTAAAGGGACCTTCTCCTTTTTAGAAAAACTTTTAGGATTAAAATTCGAGAAGACGAATGCTCCTATCTGGGATCCAAAAACAGAAGTTTATCATGTAAAAAACGGCTCCGAAATTATCTCAAGATTGTACTTGGATCTAGAAGCCAGAAAAGACAAACAGGGTGGGGCCTGGATGAATCATTGGGAAACTAGAAATCGACTTTCTGGTAAAACAATCCTGCCTTCTGCATTCGTGGTTTGTAATTTTCCTCCTTCTAAGGATTCTGCTCCTTCTCTTTTAAATCATTCGGATGTAGTAACATTTTTCCATGAAATGGGACATGCACTTCATCATCTATGTGCAAAAATAGAAGAACCTCCTGTGAGCGGCATCAATGGAGTGGAATGGGACGCGGTAGAATTTCCTTCTCAGTTTTTGGAAAATTTCGCTTACGAACCAGAGGTCTTGGACTTCTTCGCATTCCATTATGAAACTGGAAAACCAATCCCTAAAGAATTGGCTCAAAAATTAAAAGATACTAAAAACTTTTTGGCTGCTATGGGAGTGGTTCGACAGCTAGAATTCGGAATTTTTGATATAAGGATCCATCTCCAAAAATATTCGGAAACAGAAGTTCAGAATATTCTGGATACTGTTCGAAAAGAGGTAAGTGTTCTTTTTCCACCTGGATATAACAAGTTCCAGAATGGATTTGGTCATATTTTCTCAGGTGGGTACGCTGCTGGTTATTATAGTTATAAATGGGCAGAACTTTTAGCAGCGGATGCTTTTTTTGCGTTCAGATCCAAGGGAATTTTTGACACGGATCTTGCGGCAAAATACAAAACTGAAGTTTTGGAAAAGGGAGGTTCCGAAAACGCGATGGTATTATTTAAACGTTTTCTAGGAAGAGATCCAGAGCCAGATGCTTTATTAAAACTCTATGATTTAGTAGCCTAA
- a CDS encoding glutathione S-transferase family protein, giving the protein MIKLHGYPISNYTNKVKLALLEKGLEFEEIRTPFSQDEEFLQKSPMGKIPYLEVDGKYLVESQAILEFLDDAYPNTKRLIPEEPFAAAEVRTIISFIENYIDIPARRLYESIVEGKAISPETVELTKVSIQKGAKALSRMAKFSPYIAGKEFTAADCSAFATFQIINDHIADWISPNPLFEIPGLQAYLDMMMQNPNAAKVDKPKSVLMKALKRLRK; this is encoded by the coding sequence ATGATAAAATTACACGGTTATCCGATCAGCAATTATACGAATAAGGTCAAATTGGCACTTTTAGAAAAAGGTTTGGAGTTCGAAGAAATTCGCACACCCTTCTCCCAAGACGAGGAATTCTTACAAAAAAGCCCTATGGGAAAAATTCCCTATCTTGAAGTGGATGGAAAATACCTGGTGGAGTCTCAAGCAATCCTAGAATTCTTAGATGATGCTTATCCTAACACCAAACGTTTGATCCCAGAAGAACCATTTGCTGCTGCGGAAGTTAGAACGATTATATCCTTCATCGAAAATTATATAGATATTCCTGCACGCAGATTGTACGAATCAATCGTAGAAGGAAAAGCGATCTCACCTGAAACTGTGGAACTGACAAAAGTATCCATCCAAAAAGGAGCGAAAGCTCTTTCAAGAATGGCAAAATTTTCTCCTTATATTGCAGGTAAAGAATTCACTGCGGCGGATTGTTCTGCATTTGCCACCTTTCAAATCATAAACGATCATATTGCAGATTGGATCTCTCCAAATCCACTTTTCGAAATTCCAGGACTACAAGCGTATTTGGATATGATGATGCAAAATCCGAACGCTGCAAAAGTGGACAAACCAAAGTCAGTCTTAATGAAAGCTTTAAAAAGACTCCGCAAATAG